One window from the genome of Acidihalobacter ferrooxydans encodes:
- the rplL gene encoding 50S ribosomal protein L7/L12, translated as MAVSKEDILETISNMSVMEVVDLISAMEEKFGVSAAAAVAAAPAAAGGGEAAAAEEQTEFDVVMTSFGANKVGVIKVVRAITGLGLKEAKDMVEGAPSTVKEGASKAEADDLKKQLEEAGATVELK; from the coding sequence ATGGCAGTTTCCAAAGAAGACATCCTAGAGACGATTTCCAACATGTCGGTAATGGAGGTCGTTGACCTTATTTCCGCGATGGAGGAAAAATTTGGCGTTTCCGCCGCAGCCGCCGTGGCCGCCGCTCCTGCCGCCGCCGGTGGCGGAGAAGCCGCAGCCGCTGAAGAGCAGACCGAGTTCGATGTGGTTATGACCAGCTTCGGCGCAAACAAGGTTGGCGTTATCAAGGTCGTGCGTGCGATCACCGGCTTGGGCTTGAAGGAAGCCAAGGACATGGTCGAGGGCGCGCCGTCGACCGTGAAGGAAGGCGCATCCAAGGCCGAAGCCGACGACCTCAAAAAGCAGCTCGAGGAGGCGGGTGCGACCGTCGAGCTCAAGTAA
- the ispH gene encoding 4-hydroxy-3-methylbut-2-enyl diphosphate reductase yields MDILLANPRGFCAGVDRAIEIVERALERFGAPIYVRHEVVHNRFVVDSLRDKGAVFVEELNEVPDRATVIFSAHGVSQAVRQEADARHLTVFDATCPLVTKVHIEVAKYAREGREAILIGHHGHPEVEGTMGQYDRSHGGNIYLVESQDDVAHLVVRNPDHLAFVTQTTLSVDDTYQVIDALRKRFPAIEGPRKDDICYATQNRQDAVRKLAADCEVILVVGSRNSSNSNRLRELGEKSGIPTYLIDGPVDIDAAWLDGAQRVGITAGASAPEKLVSDVIAYIQTRGATAIREQDGRAENITFSLPAALRG; encoded by the coding sequence ATGGATATTCTTCTAGCCAACCCCCGCGGCTTCTGTGCCGGCGTCGACCGCGCCATTGAAATCGTCGAACGCGCGCTCGAGCGCTTCGGCGCACCGATCTACGTACGGCATGAAGTCGTCCACAATCGATTCGTCGTCGACAGCCTGCGGGACAAGGGCGCGGTTTTCGTCGAGGAATTGAACGAAGTTCCCGACCGCGCCACTGTCATATTCAGCGCGCACGGTGTGTCCCAGGCAGTCCGTCAGGAAGCCGATGCCCGCCACCTGACCGTATTCGACGCCACCTGCCCGCTGGTTACGAAAGTTCATATCGAGGTTGCGAAATACGCGCGCGAAGGTCGCGAAGCCATACTCATCGGTCACCATGGGCATCCTGAAGTGGAAGGCACGATGGGCCAGTACGACCGCAGCCACGGCGGCAACATCTATCTGGTCGAGTCGCAGGACGATGTCGCACACCTTGTTGTTCGAAACCCTGACCACCTGGCGTTCGTCACGCAAACGACCCTGTCCGTGGACGACACCTACCAGGTCATCGACGCATTACGCAAACGCTTCCCGGCCATCGAAGGGCCACGCAAGGACGACATCTGCTACGCCACGCAAAACCGCCAGGATGCCGTGCGTAAACTAGCAGCGGATTGCGAGGTTATACTCGTCGTCGGTTCGCGCAACAGCTCCAACTCAAACCGCCTGCGCGAACTCGGGGAAAAATCAGGCATTCCAACCTACCTGATCGACGGCCCCGTCGACATTGACGCCGCATGGCTGGATGGAGCACAGCGCGTCGGGATCACGGCAGGCGCCTCGGCTCCCGAAAAGCTTGTCAGCGATGTCATTGCATACATCCAGACCCGTGGCGCCACCGCGATCCGCGAGCAAGACGGCCGCGCGGAAAACATCACCTTCAGCCTTCCGGCGGCATTGCGCGGCTGA
- a CDS encoding type IV pilin protein yields MRHERSAQNSEYASRQVRAWPSRCGGQLGFTLIELMITVVIAGIIAAIAYPMYTNYVRQAHRTTAKTALLNIASREQRYYSTNNVYATSLTYLGYASTGINVPAQGTPLYNVTLVQHPASTTTFFTLSATPIPTGPQAHDACGTFTLNSLGEKQVSGPLPAAQCWQ; encoded by the coding sequence ATGCGACATGAACGATCAGCGCAAAATAGCGAGTATGCATCACGGCAGGTCAGGGCTTGGCCTTCCCGGTGTGGTGGGCAACTCGGCTTCACGCTCATCGAGCTCATGATCACGGTGGTGATCGCCGGGATCATCGCGGCGATTGCGTATCCTATGTACACCAACTATGTGCGTCAGGCGCATCGGACGACGGCGAAGACGGCGCTTTTGAACATCGCCAGCCGCGAGCAACGGTATTATTCGACCAACAACGTGTACGCGACCAGCCTGACCTATCTCGGCTATGCCTCGACGGGAATCAACGTGCCCGCCCAGGGCACGCCCCTTTACAATGTGACACTGGTGCAGCATCCGGCCAGCACCACGACGTTCTTCACGCTTTCCGCCACGCCCATACCCACCGGCCCGCAGGCCCATGACGCCTGCGGCACCTTCACGCTGAATTCGCTGGGGGAAAAACAGGTGAGCGGCCCGTTGCCGGCGGCGCAATGCTGGCAGTGA
- the rpoB gene encoding DNA-directed RNA polymerase subunit beta has translation MAYSYTEKKRIRKDFGKQPQILEVPYLLATQLDSYRQFLQRDIPATERQEVGLHSAFKSVFPIVSYSEHVILDYVSYRLGEPVFDVKECQLRGQTYAAPLRVTLRLVIYDKEAPAGSKVIKDVKEQEVYMGELPLMTENGTFVINGTERVIVSQLHRSPGVFFDHDKGKTHSSGKLLFSARVIPYRGSWLDFEFDPKDSVFVRIDRRRKLPATVLLRALGLDDEQILDTFFEKIGVRVSGDETYNIDLVPERLRGETAVADIVVDGKVLVEAGRRVSARHVKQMEKAGLDTLEVPEEYLLGKILAHNVVDESTGELLARANAELDGELLAQLRSAGVNEFQIIYTNDLDRGAYISTTLALDPTSTKLEAQVEIYRMMRPGEPPTKEAAQNLFQSLFFSPDRYDLSAVGRMKFNRRVGREEVTGSGTLTNEDILDVVKTLIDIRNGNGVVDDIDHLGNRRIRCVGEMAENTFRIGLVRVERAVKERLTVAESEGLMPQGMINAKPVAAAMKEFFGSSQLSQFMDQNNPLSEVTHKRRISALGPGGLTRERAGFEVRDVHPTHYGRVCPIETPEGPNIGLINSLSLYARTNDYGFLETPYRKVVDGKVTDHIDYLSAIEEAQYVIAQANARLDESGTFVDDMVSCRHQNEFAMSAPDRIEYMDVSPKQIVSVAAALIPFLEHDDANRALMGSNMQRQAVPCLRAEKPLVGTGVERIVAMDSGATVKARRGGVVDSVDAARIVVRVNDNETAAGEPGVDIYNLTKYTRSNQNTCINQRPLVNPGDAIARGDALADGSSTDMGELALGQNMLVAFMPWNGYNFEDSILISERVVQEDRFTSIHIEELTCVARDTKLGSEEISSDIPNVSEGLLNKLDEAGIVYIGAEVRPGDILVGKVTPKGETQLTPEEKLLRAIFGEKASDVKDTSLRVPSGMEGTVIDVRVFTRDGVEKDSRAKAIEDAELERVRKDLADQLRIYENDVYSRIERLLTGKIAEGGPSKLESGAKVTKTYLNEIGRDRWAEIRMRSEDVNVQLEALSKMISEQRESFDAKLREQRTKLTQGDDLAPGVLKMVKVYLAVKRRMQPGDKMAGRHGNKGVVSMIVPVEDMPHTEAGEPVDIVLNPLGVPSRMNVGQVLETHLGWAAKGLGHKIARMIEAKAKVDELRSFLDQIYNSGDAFQKVDLAAFSDEEVVRLASNLRAGVPLATPVFDGASEEDIHAMLRLADLPESGQTTLIDGRTGDVFERPVTVGYMHMLKLNHLVDDKMHARSTGPYSLVTQQPLGGKAQFGGQRFGEMEVWALEAYGAAYTLQEMLTVKSDDVAGRNKMYKNIVDGDHRMEANMPESFNVLMKEIRSLGLDVGLEQD, from the coding sequence ATGGCGTATAGCTACACCGAAAAGAAGCGTATCCGCAAGGATTTTGGCAAGCAGCCGCAGATCCTGGAGGTCCCCTATCTTTTGGCGACGCAGCTCGATTCGTACCGGCAGTTTCTGCAGCGTGACATTCCTGCGACGGAGCGCCAGGAAGTCGGCTTGCACAGTGCGTTCAAGTCGGTGTTCCCGATTGTGAGTTATTCCGAGCACGTGATTCTGGATTACGTGAGTTACCGGCTCGGCGAACCGGTGTTCGATGTTAAGGAATGCCAGCTGCGTGGGCAAACCTATGCGGCGCCGTTGCGTGTAACGCTGCGTCTGGTCATTTATGACAAGGAAGCGCCGGCGGGCTCCAAGGTCATCAAGGATGTCAAGGAGCAAGAGGTTTATATGGGCGAATTGCCGCTCATGACCGAAAATGGCACGTTCGTTATCAATGGCACCGAGCGGGTTATCGTATCGCAGTTGCATCGCTCGCCCGGGGTGTTCTTCGACCACGACAAGGGTAAAACGCATTCGTCCGGCAAGCTTTTATTCAGTGCCCGTGTGATTCCCTATCGCGGTTCCTGGCTGGATTTCGAGTTCGATCCCAAGGATAGCGTGTTTGTGCGTATCGACCGTCGCCGCAAACTGCCAGCGACCGTCTTGCTGCGCGCCCTGGGTCTGGATGACGAGCAGATTCTCGATACTTTTTTCGAGAAAATCGGCGTGCGTGTTTCCGGCGATGAAACCTATAACATTGATTTGGTACCGGAGCGTCTGCGCGGTGAAACGGCCGTGGCCGATATCGTGGTCGACGGCAAGGTGCTGGTCGAGGCTGGGCGCCGCGTGAGCGCACGGCATGTCAAACAGATGGAAAAAGCCGGCCTGGATACGCTCGAAGTGCCCGAGGAATATCTGCTCGGCAAGATTTTGGCGCATAACGTGGTCGATGAGTCGACCGGCGAGCTGCTGGCGCGCGCCAATGCGGAACTGGACGGTGAGCTTCTCGCACAACTGCGCAGTGCGGGCGTGAATGAATTTCAGATCATTTACACCAACGACCTCGATCGCGGTGCGTATATTTCGACCACCCTGGCGCTCGACCCGACCTCCACGAAGCTTGAGGCGCAGGTTGAGATTTATCGCATGATGCGCCCGGGCGAACCGCCGACCAAGGAAGCGGCACAGAACCTGTTCCAGAGCTTGTTCTTCAGCCCTGACCGCTATGATTTGTCCGCCGTCGGCCGCATGAAGTTCAACCGGCGCGTCGGCCGTGAGGAGGTCACCGGTTCGGGCACATTGACCAACGAGGACATCCTCGATGTGGTCAAGACGCTGATCGACATTCGCAACGGCAACGGCGTGGTCGACGATATCGATCATCTGGGTAATCGCCGCATACGTTGCGTGGGCGAGATGGCGGAAAATACGTTCCGTATTGGTCTTGTGCGCGTAGAGCGCGCCGTCAAGGAGCGTTTGACCGTTGCCGAGAGCGAGGGCCTCATGCCGCAGGGCATGATCAATGCCAAGCCAGTGGCGGCGGCGATGAAGGAGTTCTTCGGTTCTTCACAGTTGTCGCAGTTCATGGATCAGAACAACCCGCTGTCGGAGGTGACGCACAAGCGCCGCATTTCCGCACTGGGTCCGGGCGGTCTGACGCGTGAACGGGCCGGCTTCGAGGTTCGTGACGTGCATCCCACGCACTATGGCCGTGTGTGTCCCATCGAAACCCCTGAAGGCCCGAACATCGGGCTGATCAATTCGCTGTCGCTGTACGCGCGGACCAATGATTACGGTTTTCTGGAAACGCCTTACCGCAAAGTCGTGGATGGCAAGGTGACGGATCATATCGATTACCTCTCGGCCATCGAGGAAGCCCAGTACGTGATCGCGCAGGCGAACGCCCGTCTGGATGAGTCGGGTACGTTTGTCGACGATATGGTTTCCTGCCGTCATCAGAACGAGTTCGCGATGTCCGCGCCGGACCGCATCGAGTACATGGATGTGTCGCCGAAGCAAATCGTCTCGGTCGCGGCAGCGTTGATCCCGTTCCTGGAGCACGATGACGCGAACCGCGCACTGATGGGCTCGAACATGCAGCGTCAGGCCGTGCCGTGTTTGCGTGCGGAGAAGCCCCTGGTCGGCACCGGCGTGGAACGTATTGTGGCGATGGACTCCGGCGCGACGGTCAAGGCGCGCCGTGGCGGCGTGGTCGATTCGGTCGACGCGGCGCGCATCGTGGTACGCGTCAACGACAACGAGACGGCGGCCGGCGAGCCGGGTGTCGATATCTACAACCTGACCAAATACACGCGTTCCAATCAGAACACCTGTATCAATCAGCGTCCGTTGGTCAATCCGGGCGACGCGATCGCGCGCGGCGATGCGCTGGCGGATGGCTCGTCCACCGATATGGGTGAACTCGCGCTCGGGCAGAACATGCTGGTCGCGTTCATGCCCTGGAACGGGTACAACTTTGAGGATTCCATTCTCATCTCCGAGCGCGTGGTGCAGGAAGACCGCTTCACTTCGATTCACATCGAGGAACTGACCTGCGTGGCGCGCGACACCAAGCTGGGCTCGGAAGAAATCAGCTCCGACATCCCTAACGTCAGCGAAGGACTGCTTAACAAGCTGGATGAGGCGGGCATCGTCTACATCGGTGCGGAAGTGCGCCCGGGTGACATTCTGGTGGGCAAGGTCACGCCGAAGGGCGAGACTCAGCTGACTCCGGAGGAAAAGCTGCTGCGCGCGATTTTCGGCGAGAAGGCTTCTGACGTGAAGGACACCTCGCTGCGCGTGCCGTCCGGCATGGAAGGCACGGTCATCGACGTGCGTGTGTTCACCCGCGACGGCGTGGAGAAAGACTCGCGTGCCAAGGCGATCGAGGATGCGGAGCTTGAGCGTGTGCGCAAGGATCTCGCGGATCAACTGCGTATCTACGAGAACGATGTGTATTCACGCATCGAGCGTCTGCTGACCGGCAAGATTGCTGAGGGTGGCCCGAGCAAGCTGGAGTCCGGCGCCAAGGTGACGAAGACTTACCTCAACGAGATCGGTCGTGATCGCTGGGCGGAAATCCGCATGCGCAGCGAGGACGTCAATGTTCAGTTGGAAGCGTTGAGCAAGATGATCAGCGAACAGCGCGAATCCTTCGACGCCAAGCTGCGCGAGCAGCGCACCAAGCTGACCCAGGGCGACGACCTCGCGCCGGGCGTGCTGAAGATGGTCAAGGTCTATCTGGCCGTGAAGCGTCGCATGCAGCCGGGTGACAAAATGGCCGGACGGCATGGCAACAAGGGTGTGGTGTCGATGATCGTGCCGGTCGAAGACATGCCGCATACCGAGGCCGGTGAGCCGGTCGATATCGTGCTCAATCCGCTTGGCGTGCCGTCACGCATGAACGTCGGGCAGGTGCTGGAGACGCATCTGGGTTGGGCGGCCAAGGGGCTGGGCCACAAGATCGCTCGCATGATCGAGGCCAAGGCCAAGGTGGACGAACTGCGCAGTTTCCTCGATCAGATCTACAACAGCGGCGACGCCTTCCAGAAGGTCGATCTCGCGGCGTTCAGCGACGAGGAAGTGGTGCGTCTGGCGAGCAACCTGCGCGCGGGCGTACCGCTGGCGACGCCGGTGTTCGACGGCGCGAGCGAAGAAGACATTCATGCCATGCTGCGTCTGGCCGATCTGCCCGAATCCGGGCAGACCACGCTGATTGACGGCCGTACCGGCGATGTTTTCGAGCGCCCGGTCACGGTGGGCTACATGCACATGCTCAAGCTCAACCATCTCGTTGACGACAAGATGCACGCGCGTTCGACCGGACCGTACAGTCTGGTGACCCAGCAACCGCTGGGCGGCAAGGCGCAGTTCGGCGGTCAGCGGTTCGGTGAAATGGAGGTCTGGGCGCTGGAGGCCTATGGTGCCGCGTACACCTTGCAGGAAATGCTCACCGTCAAGTCTGACGATGTGGCGGGCCGCAACAAGATGTACAAGAACATCGTCGATGGCGACCACCGCATGGAAGCCAATATGCCCGAGTCTTTCAACGTATTGATGAAGGAAATTCGCTCGCTCGGACTGGATGTCGGGTTGGAGCAGGACTAA
- a CDS encoding peroxiredoxin, whose protein sequence is MENVEQVQAAGLPRLNEAAPAFNAKTTHGVRSLNDYKGKWLILFSHPADFTPVCTTEFMAFAKHYDQFQAKNCELLGLSIDSNYAHIAWVRNIKEKFGVDIQFPIIEDLSMDVARAYGMIHPGAADTSAVRATFLIDPEGVLRAMVYYPMSNGRSIPEFLRLLTALQTTDTNACATPEGWQPGDAVIVPPPQTAEAAQKRASEGYEYTDWYFSKKPL, encoded by the coding sequence ATGGAAAACGTAGAACAGGTACAAGCTGCCGGATTGCCACGGTTGAACGAAGCGGCGCCCGCGTTCAATGCCAAGACCACGCACGGCGTTCGTTCGTTGAACGATTACAAGGGTAAGTGGCTGATTTTATTCTCTCATCCGGCGGATTTCACGCCGGTATGCACGACGGAGTTCATGGCGTTCGCAAAACATTACGATCAGTTCCAGGCGAAAAACTGTGAACTGCTTGGCTTGTCGATCGACAGTAATTACGCGCACATCGCCTGGGTGCGGAACATCAAGGAGAAGTTCGGCGTCGATATTCAGTTCCCGATTATCGAGGATCTGAGCATGGACGTTGCGCGCGCCTACGGCATGATCCATCCGGGCGCTGCGGATACATCGGCGGTGCGGGCGACTTTCCTCATCGACCCGGAAGGCGTGCTGCGTGCGATGGTGTACTACCCGATGAGCAACGGACGCTCGATTCCCGAATTCCTGCGACTGCTGACTGCGTTGCAGACTACGGACACCAATGCCTGCGCAACGCCGGAAGGCTGGCAGCCGGGTGATGCGGTGATTGTGCCGCCGCCGCAGACCGCCGAAGCGGCGCAGAAGCGTGCCAGCGAGGGCTACGAATACACCGACTGGTACTTCAGCAAGAAGCCACTCTGA
- the secE gene encoding preprotein translocase subunit SecE, whose product MAEKAVSTGSSILDTLKVVVAAALVIVAVLGFYYFSDQMLVIRVLGLLVVVGAAIGVFLTTTHGRRVWRFVADSRTEVRKIVWPTRAETMQVTLVVIAMVIVVGVSLWLLDTFLGWAVKHLMGYGG is encoded by the coding sequence ATGGCTGAAAAGGCCGTTTCAACGGGGTCTTCTATTCTGGATACCCTGAAGGTTGTTGTCGCCGCCGCGCTGGTGATCGTGGCGGTGCTTGGCTTTTATTATTTTTCCGACCAGATGCTGGTCATACGAGTGCTTGGGCTGTTGGTTGTTGTTGGCGCCGCGATCGGCGTGTTTCTGACTACGACGCATGGCCGGAGAGTGTGGCGGTTCGTGGCTGATTCGCGGACGGAAGTGCGCAAGATTGTGTGGCCGACACGCGCTGAGACAATGCAGGTGACCCTGGTCGTGATTGCCATGGTCATTGTAGTCGGTGTGTCGTTGTGGTTGCTGGATACTTTTCTTGGCTGGGCAGTCAAGCATTTGATGGGTTACGGAGGCTGA
- the rplJ gene encoding 50S ribosomal protein L10: MALNLEDKKRVVSEVAAVAASAHSAVAAEYRGMTVEQLTLLRRKAREGGVYLRVVKNTLARRALEGTDFECMNDELVGPLVLAFSQEDPGSAARVLKDFTKSNDKLVVKFLAIGGQKLAANELERLASLPTYDQAVSLLMAVMRAPLDKFARTLNEVPGKLTRTVAAIRDQKQAAA; encoded by the coding sequence GTGGCACTTAATCTGGAAGACAAGAAGCGCGTCGTTTCGGAAGTGGCTGCGGTGGCTGCAAGTGCGCATTCCGCCGTTGCGGCGGAATACCGCGGGATGACTGTGGAGCAACTGACGCTTTTGCGCCGTAAGGCGCGTGAGGGTGGGGTGTATCTGCGGGTGGTGAAAAATACGCTGGCACGCCGTGCGCTCGAAGGCACCGATTTCGAATGCATGAACGACGAACTCGTCGGCCCGCTGGTCCTGGCTTTCTCGCAAGAGGATCCGGGTTCTGCGGCACGCGTGCTCAAGGATTTCACTAAGTCCAACGACAAGCTTGTCGTCAAGTTTTTGGCCATCGGTGGTCAGAAACTGGCGGCTAACGAGCTTGAGCGTCTTGCTAGCTTGCCGACGTACGATCAGGCCGTCAGCTTGCTGATGGCGGTGATGCGTGCGCCGCTCGATAAGTTCGCGCGGACCCTCAATGAGGTCCCGGGCAAACTGACTCGCACCGTGGCGGCGATCCGGGATCAGAAACAGGCAGCCGCCTGA
- the nusG gene encoding transcription termination/antitermination protein NusG gives MLRWYVVHAYSGFEQQVKKAIDEHVSRAGMQDSFGQILVPTEEVVEMREGQKRRSERKFFPGYVLVQMEMNDDTWHLIRNIPRVLGFIGGTPDKPSPISEKEAESILNRIQEGVEKPRPKVLFEVGEVVRVTEGPFNDFNGVVEEVNYDKSRLLVAVQIFGRSTPVELAFHQVEKV, from the coding sequence ATGTTGCGGTGGTATGTGGTGCACGCCTACTCAGGCTTCGAGCAGCAGGTTAAGAAGGCGATTGACGAGCACGTGAGCCGTGCGGGCATGCAGGACAGTTTCGGTCAGATTCTGGTGCCGACCGAAGAAGTGGTCGAGATGCGCGAAGGGCAGAAACGACGCAGCGAACGGAAGTTTTTTCCTGGCTACGTGCTCGTGCAGATGGAAATGAATGACGATACCTGGCACTTGATCCGCAATATTCCTCGTGTGCTCGGGTTTATTGGTGGGACGCCGGATAAGCCGTCGCCGATCAGCGAAAAAGAAGCGGAGTCGATTTTGAATCGCATCCAGGAAGGCGTGGAAAAGCCACGGCCGAAGGTGCTGTTCGAGGTTGGCGAGGTGGTGCGTGTCACCGAGGGGCCGTTCAACGATTTCAACGGCGTCGTCGAAGAGGTCAATTACGACAAGAGCCGGTTGCTCGTGGCGGTGCAGATTTTCGGGCGTTCGACGCCTGTCGAGCTGGCGTTTCATCAGGTCGAAAAGGTTTGA
- the rplK gene encoding 50S ribosomal protein L11 — protein MAKKVTGYIKLQVAAGQANPSPPVGPALGQHGVNIMEFCKAFNAQTQSVEAGLPLPVVITVYSDRSFTFITKTPPAAVLLKKALGLSKGSSTPNTVKVGTVTREQLEDVAKAKMPDLTAADLDAAVRTIAGSARAMGLNVEGV, from the coding sequence ATGGCTAAGAAGGTTACGGGTTACATCAAGCTGCAGGTTGCAGCAGGGCAGGCCAACCCCAGTCCGCCGGTTGGTCCCGCGCTGGGTCAGCACGGCGTCAATATCATGGAGTTCTGCAAGGCGTTCAACGCGCAGACGCAGAGCGTCGAGGCTGGTTTGCCGCTGCCTGTGGTGATTACGGTTTATTCTGATCGCAGCTTCACGTTTATTACGAAAACGCCGCCGGCGGCGGTTTTGCTGAAAAAAGCGCTTGGTCTGTCCAAGGGCAGCAGCACGCCTAATACCGTCAAGGTCGGTACGGTGACCCGCGAGCAACTCGAAGATGTCGCCAAGGCCAAGATGCCCGATCTGACCGCTGCCGATCTGGACGCGGCAGTGCGCACGATCGCTGGCAGCGCGCGCGCAATGGGTCTCAACGTGGAGGGTGTGTGA
- the rplA gene encoding 50S ribosomal protein L1, translated as MAKPSKRMRATRDMIESGKLYPLPEALALVKETARAKFVESVDVAVNLGVDPRKSDQVVRGSTVLPNGTGKTVRVAVFTQGANADAAIAAGADKVGMDDLAAEVKAGNLDFDVVVASPDAMRVVGQLGQILGPRGLMPNPKVGTVTADVATAVKNAKGGQVRYRTDKAGIIHCTIGKANFEVDALAGNLTALMTDLIKAKPSTSKGIYVKGVTVSSTMGGGVRVDQSSLQL; from the coding sequence ATGGCAAAGCCGAGTAAACGGATGCGCGCAACGCGCGACATGATTGAGTCGGGTAAGTTGTATCCCCTGCCCGAGGCGCTGGCTCTGGTCAAGGAAACGGCGCGTGCAAAATTCGTCGAATCCGTTGATGTGGCCGTCAATCTGGGCGTCGATCCGCGCAAATCCGATCAAGTCGTGCGTGGCTCCACGGTCTTACCGAACGGTACGGGCAAGACCGTTCGCGTGGCCGTGTTCACGCAGGGTGCCAATGCCGATGCGGCGATTGCGGCTGGTGCGGACAAGGTTGGCATGGATGATCTGGCCGCGGAGGTCAAAGCGGGTAATCTGGATTTCGATGTTGTCGTCGCCAGCCCAGACGCGATGCGCGTTGTAGGGCAGTTGGGGCAGATCCTAGGCCCGCGCGGACTGATGCCGAACCCCAAGGTCGGTACCGTTACAGCCGATGTGGCGACCGCGGTGAAAAACGCCAAGGGTGGCCAGGTGCGGTATCGCACAGACAAGGCCGGGATCATTCACTGCACCATTGGTAAGGCGAATTTCGAGGTCGATGCATTGGCGGGCAATTTAACTGCGCTGATGACCGATTTGATCAAGGCGAAACCGTCGACATCCAAAGGCATTTACGTCAAGGGCGTGACAGTCTCATCGACGATGGGTGGCGGTGTTCGCGTTGATCAGTCCTCGTTGCAGTTGTAG
- the tuf gene encoding elongation factor Tu translates to MAKEKFERTKPHVNVGTIGHVDHGKTTLTAALTKVMGEAHGGVFKAYDQIDNAPEERARGITIATAHVEYESDTRHYAHVDCPGHADYVKNMITGAAQMDGAILVCSAADGPMPQTREHILLARQVGVPYIVVFLNKADMVDDAELLELVEMEVRELLDSYEFPGDDTPIVTGSALKALEGDQSEIGVPAVLKLVEAMDSYIPEPERAIDGAFLMPIEDVFSISGRGTVVTGRVERGVVKVGEEVEIVGIHDTQKTTVTGVEMFRKLLDQGQAGDNVGVLLRGTKRDDVERGQVLCKPGSIKPHTKFEAEVYILSKEEGGRHTPFFNGYRPQFYFRTTDVTGSCDLPEGVEMVMPGDNVAMTVSLIAPIAMEEGLRFAIREGGRTVGAGVVAKVIE, encoded by the coding sequence ATGGCCAAGGAAAAGTTTGAGCGTACGAAGCCGCACGTAAACGTGGGGACGATCGGACATGTTGACCATGGTAAGACGACGCTGACGGCGGCGCTGACCAAGGTAATGGGTGAGGCCCATGGAGGCGTCTTCAAGGCCTATGACCAGATCGACAATGCGCCCGAAGAGCGCGCACGCGGCATCACGATAGCGACCGCGCACGTCGAATACGAATCCGACACGCGCCACTACGCCCACGTCGACTGCCCCGGCCACGCCGACTACGTCAAGAACATGATCACCGGCGCTGCGCAGATGGACGGCGCGATCCTCGTGTGCTCGGCGGCCGACGGCCCGATGCCCCAGACCCGCGAACACATCCTGCTGGCCCGCCAGGTCGGTGTGCCCTACATCGTCGTGTTCCTCAACAAGGCCGACATGGTCGACGACGCTGAGCTGCTCGAACTGGTCGAAATGGAAGTGCGCGAACTGCTTGACTCCTACGAATTCCCCGGTGACGACACCCCGATCGTGACCGGCTCGGCGCTCAAGGCCCTCGAAGGCGACCAGAGCGAGATCGGCGTCCCGGCCGTGCTCAAGCTCGTCGAAGCCATGGACAGCTACATCCCCGAGCCCGAGCGCGCGATCGACGGCGCCTTCCTCATGCCGATCGAAGACGTCTTCTCCATCTCCGGGCGCGGCACCGTCGTCACCGGCCGCGTCGAACGCGGCGTGGTCAAAGTGGGTGAAGAAGTCGAAATCGTCGGCATTCACGACACCCAGAAGACCACAGTCACGGGCGTTGAAATGTTCCGCAAGCTGCTCGACCAGGGCCAGGCCGGAGACAACGTCGGCGTCTTGCTGCGCGGCACCAAGCGTGACGACGTCGAGCGTGGTCAGGTGCTGTGCAAGCCCGGCTCGATCAAGCCGCACACCAAGTTCGAAGCCGAAGTCTACATCCTGTCCAAGGAAGAAGGCGGTCGGCACACCCCGTTCTTCAATGGCTATCGGCCGCAGTTCTACTTCCGCACCACCGACGTGACCGGCTCGTGCGACCTGCCCGAAGGGGTCGAGATGGTCATGCCGGGCGACAACGTCGCCATGACCGTATCGCTGATCGCCCCGATCGCGATGGAAGAAGGGCTGCGATTTGCGATTCGCGAAGGTGGCCGCACTGTCGGCGCTGGCGTCGTCGCTAAAGTCATCGAGTAA